One segment of Patescibacteria group bacterium DNA contains the following:
- a CDS encoding reverse transcriptase/maturase family protein, which translates to MKVYTNLFEKIISIPNIFTSWEEFKSDKRKRADVQEFEFNLEPNLFALFRDLKGKRYVHSPYSGFYIYDPKVRHVHKASVRDRILHHAIFRILNPLYDKTFIANSFSCRIGKGTHKGVLAVERMIRSESQNFTRPCFALKCDVRKFFDSIDHRTLLNILGRKITDQDTMWLLNRVVESYSASQTNLFDRQGLPIGNLTSQLFANVYMNEFDQFVKHKLKVINYARYTDDFVIVSTDRAYLENILNPIKDFLDKKLQLSLHPNKVSIRACHQGVDFLGYVALPYHRLVRARTKRRIFRKLKERVAMFRSGTISEDALSQSLRSYLGVLSHANAHQLSEGLKNQYWFWLHD; encoded by the coding sequence ATGAAGGTTTATACTAATTTATTCGAGAAGATAATTTCAATCCCTAACATTTTTACTTCATGGGAAGAATTCAAAAGCGACAAACGCAAGAGGGCGGATGTTCAAGAATTTGAATTCAACCTTGAGCCGAATTTGTTTGCTCTTTTCCGTGATTTAAAGGGCAAAAGGTATGTTCATTCCCCATACTCCGGATTTTATATTTACGATCCGAAAGTCAGGCATGTCCACAAAGCTTCGGTGCGTGATCGTATTTTGCATCACGCTATTTTTCGCATTCTTAATCCGCTTTACGACAAAACTTTTATAGCCAATTCATTTTCATGTCGAATAGGCAAAGGAACACATAAAGGAGTTTTAGCCGTTGAGCGGATGATTCGAAGTGAAAGTCAAAATTTTACCAGACCGTGTTTTGCATTGAAGTGCGATGTGAGAAAATTTTTTGATAGCATCGACCATCGCACCTTACTGAATATTCTCGGCAGGAAAATAACTGACCAAGATACTATGTGGCTTTTAAACAGAGTTGTGGAAAGTTACTCAGCCAGCCAGACCAATTTGTTTGATAGACAGGGTTTACCTATAGGCAATTTAACCTCGCAACTTTTCGCAAATGTGTACATGAATGAATTTGATCAATTCGTGAAGCACAAACTTAAGGTTATTAATTATGCTCGATACACCGACGACTTCGTTATTGTTTCGACCGACAGAGCGTATCTCGAAAACATCCTTAATCCAATTAAGGACTTTTTGGATAAGAAGTTACAATTATCGCTCCATCCCAATAAGGTATCGATCCGGGCGTGTCATCAGGGCGTCGACTTTTTGGGATATGTCGCTTTGCCATACCACCGCCTCGTGAGAGCCAGAACGAAGCGTAGGATATTTCGCAAACTAAAAGAACGCGTCGCCATGTTCAGAAGCGGAACAATCAGCGAGGATGCTCTTTCGCAATCTTTGCGATCATATCTGGGTGTGCTCTCCCATGCCAACGCCCACCAACTTTCGGAAGGTCTAAAAAATCAGTATTGGTTTTGGTTACACGATTAA
- a CDS encoding Fic family protein, with translation MDDIFNKFDHRIKNPDPQIVALLAEIDGIRGEFKSGLRMTPQAITNLKKSTLITSAGASTRIEGARLTDEEVEKVMRGLAVSKFADRDSQEVQGYLETLQNVFDSYQSLPLRESLITSLHNQLLKYSHKDDTHRGGYKKKENTVGVLGPDGNIAQIMFETTPAFLTGKEMQELVEWTNDAFEKNRFHNLLIIANFVVEFLKIHPFEDGNGRLSRVLTNLLLLQSGYQFIQYVSHEQIVERRKDEYYISLRKSQETFKTDHDTISPWLNFFLSAVREQATKALSYLEEEKVEDTLSPKQFEVWKHISSVGEAAPGEIVKATDIALGTVRQALDRLVELGKVKRVGRGRGTRYVKI, from the coding sequence ATGGACGACATTTTCAACAAATTTGACCATCGCATAAAAAATCCCGATCCACAAATCGTGGCTCTTTTGGCCGAGATTGATGGAATTCGAGGTGAATTTAAATCTGGCTTGCGAATGACTCCTCAAGCTATTACTAATCTCAAAAAATCTACACTGATCACTTCAGCTGGTGCTTCTACTCGTATTGAGGGTGCTCGATTGACCGATGAAGAAGTCGAGAAAGTTATGAGAGGTCTTGCTGTCTCAAAATTCGCCGATCGTGACTCTCAAGAGGTTCAGGGATATTTGGAAACACTTCAGAATGTTTTTGACAGTTATCAAAGTCTGCCATTAAGAGAAAGCTTGATCACTTCACTCCACAATCAGCTTCTTAAATATTCACACAAAGATGATACTCATCGTGGTGGATATAAAAAGAAAGAGAACACTGTTGGTGTTCTTGGACCGGACGGAAACATTGCTCAAATAATGTTTGAAACCACACCGGCTTTTCTTACTGGCAAAGAAATGCAAGAACTTGTCGAATGGACAAACGATGCTTTTGAGAAGAATCGTTTTCACAATCTTTTGATTATCGCAAACTTTGTCGTTGAATTTTTGAAGATCCACCCATTCGAAGATGGTAATGGTCGTCTTTCTCGTGTCCTTACAAATCTATTGCTTTTGCAGTCAGGATATCAATTCATTCAGTATGTTTCTCACGAGCAGATAGTTGAACGCAGAAAAGATGAATATTATATCTCTCTACGAAAATCACAAGAGACTTTCAAGACTGATCACGACACAATCTCTCCTTGGTTGAATTTCTTTCTTTCGGCTGTTAGAGAACAAGCGACAAAGGCATTATCATATCTCGAAGAGGAAAAGGTGGAAGATACTCTTTCACCAAAACAATTCGAGGTCTGGAAGCATATCTCAAGTGTCGGCGAGGCGGCTCCCGGCGAAATCGTAAAGGCAACAGACATTGCCCTCGGTACGGTTCGCCAAGCATTGGATCGTCTGGTTGAGCTCGGAAAGGTCAAGCGTGTCGGGCGTGGCCGTGGTACGAGATATGTAAAAATATAA
- a CDS encoding DNA adenine methylase produces MFSKFQALPSYFGGKRKLVKYIFKPIKKTEGIFIDAFLGGGSVSLYAKAKGYKVIANDIAFRSLIIGKAIIGNNSVKLESEDLARLFFETKHDSFIKKNYCPKVFTSKISDFLDNAFASANKVENDTKRYLLLHLLIKFILSCRQFGKFTHTRDTLDLEARKWEWPLRSKSHAPKNLRMIQNPMMTLEKLKDEINHGIFDNHQDNEIHQKDVFDFLKTVQGDVVYFDPPYPGSSAYEVEYGILDNILANKKLDNKASGFSNNDADEFLEKMLESAKHIPQWVISLGQNKEDVGMKPEKLLAMVQKHRKAEVQMMEHKWSVANAGGRNQSNNIEYMIVTL; encoded by the coding sequence ATGTTTAGCAAATTTCAAGCATTGCCGAGTTACTTCGGCGGAAAAAGAAAACTGGTCAAGTACATTTTCAAACCGATTAAAAAAACGGAGGGAATTTTTATTGATGCATTCTTGGGAGGCGGATCAGTGAGTCTCTACGCCAAAGCCAAAGGATACAAAGTCATTGCCAACGACATTGCATTCCGGTCACTTATTATCGGCAAGGCCATCATCGGCAATAATTCCGTAAAACTCGAATCCGAGGATTTGGCCAGACTATTTTTTGAAACTAAACATGACAGCTTTATAAAGAAAAACTATTGCCCGAAAGTATTCACGAGCAAGATATCCGACTTTTTAGATAACGCCTTCGCTTCCGCCAACAAAGTAGAAAATGATACTAAACGATACCTTTTGTTGCATTTATTGATTAAGTTTATTCTCTCATGCCGACAGTTTGGCAAATTTACTCACACCCGGGACACACTGGACTTGGAAGCCAGAAAATGGGAGTGGCCTCTTCGGTCCAAGTCGCATGCACCGAAAAACTTGCGAATGATCCAAAATCCGATGATGACTTTGGAAAAATTAAAAGACGAAATTAATCATGGAATCTTTGACAACCATCAAGACAACGAAATACACCAAAAAGATGTTTTTGATTTTCTTAAAACTGTTCAAGGTGATGTTGTTTATTTTGATCCTCCTTACCCCGGCTCTTCTGCCTACGAAGTTGAGTACGGCATTTTAGATAACATCCTCGCTAACAAAAAGCTGGATAACAAAGCAAGTGGCTTCTCCAATAATGATGCCGATGAATTTTTGGAAAAAATGCTGGAGTCGGCAAAACATATTCCGCAATGGGTCATCTCGCTTGGACAAAATAAAGAGGATGTGGGGATGAAGCCGGAAAAGCTTTTGGCGATGGTGCAGAAACATCGCAAAGCCGAAGTGCAGATGATGGAACACAAATGGAGTGTGGCCAATGCCGGAGGTCGAAACCAAAGCAACAACATCGAATACATGATCGTAACTTTATGA
- a CDS encoding JAB domain-containing protein, producing MKKQEDKKEENIHQEGKRYLKKFEIVETDVELPIQGQVRDPEDLYKFLKDLENENVSKIIGIYLDDKNLFLGHQVFLGSSPKNFDTQMLWHYFSLFLAKKFILLMNHPGSIDPTPDEADRKLIRSLQADSQVLSFHPNFEDFIIVSKRSYFSMATNDGTACRCGHQEYIPE from the coding sequence ATGAAAAAACAAGAAGATAAAAAAGAGGAAAATATACATCAGGAAGGTAAACGATATTTAAAGAAATTTGAAATCGTTGAGACTGATGTCGAGCTACCTATTCAGGGTCAGGTTCGTGATCCGGAAGACTTATATAAATTTCTTAAAGACTTGGAGAATGAAAATGTTTCCAAGATTATTGGAATTTATCTTGATGACAAAAATTTATTCCTTGGTCATCAAGTTTTCCTCGGGTCATCTCCCAAGAATTTCGATACTCAAATGCTTTGGCATTACTTCTCTCTATTTTTGGCCAAGAAGTTTATTCTGCTTATGAACCACCCGGGTTCTATTGATCCGACTCCGGATGAAGCGGACCGAAAGCTTATAAGGTCATTACAAGCAGACTCGCAGGTTTTATCATTCCATCCCAATTTTGAGGACTTTATTATCGTTTCAAAACGGTCGTACTTTAGTATGGCAACAAATGATGGCACAGCTTGTCGTTGTGGCCATCAGGAGTATATACCGGAATAA
- the avd gene encoding diversity-generating retroelement protein Avd produces MNDFDIPIFKKSYDLYKTFNEYRKLVPKQDRFTVFEKSEYAILDVLESIMKASGEQKKEKLPTLEKASLKLNMLRVFIRLMKDTKTIDAKKYMILESVIDEIGRMLGGWIRSVKAE; encoded by the coding sequence ATGAATGACTTTGATATTCCCATTTTTAAGAAAAGCTATGACTTATACAAAACATTCAATGAGTATCGCAAACTCGTTCCCAAACAAGACCGCTTCACGGTTTTTGAAAAGTCTGAATATGCGATTTTGGATGTTTTGGAAAGCATAATGAAAGCGAGTGGAGAACAGAAAAAAGAAAAACTGCCAACACTTGAAAAGGCCAGCCTCAAACTTAACATGCTGAGAGTCTTCATTCGACTAATGAAAGACACAAAAACGATAGACGCTAAAAAATATATGATACTTGAAAGCGTAATCGATGAGATTGGCAGAATGTTGGGAGGATGGATTCGCTCGGTTAAAGCCGAGTAG
- a CDS encoding ParB/RepB/Spo0J family partition protein, whose amino-acid sequence MKKEKTEIKIVKIKECVPNSWNPNEMNARQFASLKKALTKYGQTKPIQVGVWPNMKVKDGYVIVGGYHTWKVLSEIGETEIEANIHNFKNEDEAKLYGLTDNIHGSNQQIKLGKLAYELTQNGYSIKDIASNLGEEDINVKDALDLVKEEIEKKMIELKKAERENTIMLNFIVDKDPEASADEFIKAVTAFAKAKGVKVEKAVKDINKQRETIALVSFNVTNPQKGVIDEALNTLSKETKVTESEAIAEICSRFINTPNGNIQKQDTTK is encoded by the coding sequence ATGAAAAAAGAAAAAACCGAAATAAAAATAGTGAAAATAAAAGAGTGCGTTCCGAACTCTTGGAATCCAAACGAGATGAACGCTCGGCAATTCGCATCTCTTAAAAAAGCCCTGACCAAGTACGGACAAACCAAACCGATACAAGTGGGAGTCTGGCCGAACATGAAAGTAAAAGACGGCTATGTGATCGTGGGAGGATATCACACTTGGAAAGTGCTCAGTGAAATTGGCGAAACTGAAATTGAAGCCAATATCCACAATTTCAAAAATGAGGACGAAGCCAAGCTTTATGGACTGACCGATAACATTCACGGTTCAAACCAACAGATAAAACTCGGCAAGTTAGCCTACGAGCTGACCCAAAACGGATACTCAATCAAAGACATTGCCTCGAATCTTGGTGAGGAGGACATCAATGTTAAAGATGCTCTCGACTTAGTGAAAGAGGAAATAGAAAAGAAAATGATTGAGCTTAAAAAAGCCGAGCGAGAAAATACCATCATGCTGAACTTTATCGTGGACAAAGACCCCGAAGCATCAGCCGATGAATTTATAAAAGCCGTGACTGCATTTGCCAAAGCAAAAGGCGTAAAGGTCGAGAAAGCAGTCAAAGATATTAATAAGCAAAGAGAGACCATTGCCCTTGTGAGTTTTAATGTCACCAATCCGCAAAAGGGCGTGATCGATGAAGCGTTAAATACACTGTCAAAAGAAACAAAAGTAACTGAGAGTGAGGCGATCGCTGAAATTTGTAGCCGATTTATAAATACACCAAACGGCAACATTCAGAAACAAGATACAACAAAATGA